The Lentisphaerota bacterium genome has a window encoding:
- a CDS encoding phosphoadenylyl-sulfate reductase, with translation MTTEQLNAELEGQEAETVIRRAWETFGEDLVFATSLAAEDQIITEIIARNRWPIALVTLDTGRLFPETYALLAETERRYGIKIRVFFPDHVQVEEMVAEQGINLFYDRVENRQRCCRVRKIEPLRRALAPYRAWVCGLRREQSVTRTATRVVEHDAANGLVKISPLADWDEQRVWAAIAARQVPYSPLHDQGFRSIGCACCTRAVTRTEGVRSGRWWWEEPEHKECGLHVGTRHPNAEPSTLPGERT, from the coding sequence GACGACAGAACAGCTAAACGCGGAGCTTGAAGGCCAGGAAGCCGAGACGGTGATCCGCCGCGCGTGGGAGACGTTTGGCGAGGATTTGGTGTTTGCGACCTCGCTGGCGGCGGAGGACCAGATCATCACCGAAATCATCGCCCGCAACCGCTGGCCGATTGCGCTGGTGACGTTGGACACGGGTCGGCTCTTTCCGGAGACTTACGCCTTGCTGGCGGAGACGGAGCGGCGTTACGGGATCAAGATCCGGGTGTTCTTCCCCGATCACGTGCAGGTCGAGGAGATGGTGGCAGAGCAGGGGATCAATCTTTTCTATGACCGTGTTGAGAATCGGCAGCGGTGCTGCCGCGTGCGCAAGATTGAGCCGCTGAGGCGGGCGCTCGCACCCTATCGGGCGTGGGTCTGCGGCCTGCGCCGCGAGCAGTCGGTCACGCGCACCGCGACCCGGGTCGTCGAGCACGACGCCGCGAACGGGTTGGTGAAGATCAGCCCGCTGGCGGACTGGGACGAGCAGCGGGTGTGGGCCGCGATCGCCGCGCGGCAGGTCCCCTACAGCCCGTTGCATGACCAAGGCTTCCGCAGCATCGGTTGCGCGTGCTGCACGCGTGCGGTGACGCGCACCGAGGGCGTCCGCTCCGGCCGCTGGTGGTGGGAAGAGCCCGAACACAAGGAGTGCGGACTGCATGTGGGCACACGCCACCCCAACGCTGAACCTTCAACCCTTCCAGGAGAACGGACATGA
- the cysD gene encoding sulfate adenylyltransferase subunit CysD, translated as MSDTSLNQLKQLEAESIHIFRDAASQAQNPILLYSIGKDSSVLVRLAQKAFYPGRLPFKLLHINTTWKFREMIAFRDRFCAEQGLELIVRSNEQGLADGVNPFDYGSRKYTDIMKTQALLQTLKEGKHDLAFGGARRDEEKSRAKERVFSFRDKHQQWDPKNQRPELWNIYNARVSPGESVRVFPLSNWTEVDIWQYIRHEKIPIVPLYFAAPRPVVERDGQWILVDDERMRLHPGERPVQKMVRFRTLGCYPLTGAVESQATTIEEIVAETLQVRVSERSTRVIDHDGDSSMEQKKREGYF; from the coding sequence ATGAGCGACACATCCCTGAATCAACTCAAACAACTCGAAGCCGAGAGCATCCACATCTTCCGCGATGCGGCGAGCCAGGCGCAGAACCCGATTCTGCTCTACTCCATTGGCAAGGACTCCTCCGTGCTGGTGCGGCTGGCGCAGAAGGCCTTCTATCCGGGGCGTCTGCCCTTCAAGCTGCTGCACATCAACACCACGTGGAAGTTCCGGGAGATGATCGCCTTCCGAGACCGTTTCTGCGCGGAGCAGGGGCTTGAGCTGATCGTCCGCTCGAACGAGCAGGGGCTTGCGGACGGCGTCAACCCCTTCGACTACGGCAGCCGCAAATACACCGACATCATGAAGACGCAGGCCCTGCTGCAGACGCTGAAGGAGGGTAAGCACGATCTGGCCTTCGGCGGCGCGCGCCGCGACGAGGAGAAATCGCGCGCCAAGGAGCGGGTCTTCTCCTTCCGCGACAAGCACCAGCAGTGGGACCCCAAGAACCAGCGGCCCGAGCTGTGGAACATCTACAACGCGCGGGTCAGCCCCGGCGAGAGCGTGCGGGTCTTCCCGCTCTCCAACTGGACCGAGGTTGACATCTGGCAGTACATCCGGCACGAGAAAATCCCGATCGTGCCGCTCTACTTCGCCGCGCCGCGTCCGGTGGTGGAACGCGACGGCCAGTGGATCCTGGTGGATGACGAGCGGATGCGCCTGCACCCGGGCGAGCGCCCGGTCCAAAAGATGGTGCGCTTCCGGACGCTGGGCTGCTACCCGCTCACCGGCGCCGTCGAATCGCAGGCGACAACCATCGAGGAGATCGTGGCCGAAACGCTGCAGGTGCGCGTGAGCGAACGCTCGACACGGGTTATCGATCACGACGGCGATTCGTCCATGGAGCAGAAGAAACGCGAAGGGTATTTCTAA
- the cysN gene encoding sulfate adenylyltransferase subunit CysN produces the protein MNPIEAYLDEYENKNLLRFITCGSVDDGKSTLIGRLLYDSKLIYEDQLSALQDASEKNGTTGAGQIDYALLLDGLKAEREQGITIDVAYRYFSTPRRKFIIADTPGHEQYTRNMATGASTANLAVILIDARTGVVTQTRRHAFIASLLGIKHLLVAVNKMDIGGYNHETFLTIRQAFSDFAQKLDIPDIRFVPLSALKGTNVATRTPELTPWYTGPSLLELLETVDISQDTNVRDFRFPVQVVTRPHLNFRGFAGTVVSGTVKPGDAIRVLPSNKTSRVKRIVTADGDLAAAAAPQAVTLELTDEVDISSGDMIVHHNNLPRVKDRFEAIVIWMSEAPLRAGAQVLVRHAGRFVKARIEALLYAIDVNTMEQKAVEELTLNGIGRVVVETTQPIYFDPYSENRATGSLIFVHPVSNATAGAAMITDSVFVDADTPRVVSDAATLLRGHVERREFHWETGLVSSKDRLIRNRHVGKAVIITGASASAVQAFGKELELRLFKLNLNSYFLGFSSLSRGLASDVQDNRSEHDAQIQRLGELARILTDAGLIFITALPTVDAYTVRRLNVLNQPNELLVVALGEPSAHGVPVTITIGEPESVEHKVEAVLNLLVNQRVIPDYCI, from the coding sequence ATGAACCCCATTGAAGCCTATCTGGACGAGTACGAGAACAAGAACCTGCTGCGCTTCATCACCTGCGGCTCGGTCGATGACGGCAAATCGACGCTGATCGGCCGCCTGCTGTACGACAGCAAGTTGATCTATGAGGACCAGCTCAGCGCGCTGCAGGATGCGAGCGAGAAGAACGGCACCACGGGCGCCGGGCAAATCGATTACGCCCTGCTGCTGGACGGGCTGAAGGCCGAGCGGGAGCAGGGGATCACCATCGACGTGGCCTACCGCTATTTCTCGACGCCGCGGCGCAAATTCATCATCGCCGACACGCCGGGGCACGAGCAGTATACGCGCAACATGGCCACGGGCGCCTCCACCGCCAATCTGGCCGTGATCCTCATCGACGCGCGCACCGGCGTGGTGACGCAGACCCGACGCCACGCCTTCATCGCGTCGCTGCTGGGGATCAAGCACCTGTTGGTTGCGGTCAACAAGATGGATATCGGCGGGTACAACCACGAGACCTTCCTGACTATCCGGCAGGCCTTCAGCGACTTCGCGCAGAAGCTCGACATCCCGGATATCCGCTTTGTGCCGCTCTCTGCCCTGAAGGGGACGAATGTCGCGACCCGGACGCCTGAGCTGACGCCCTGGTACACCGGCCCTTCGTTGCTGGAACTGCTGGAGACGGTCGATATCTCGCAAGACACCAATGTTCGCGATTTCCGCTTTCCGGTGCAGGTCGTGACCCGGCCGCACCTGAACTTCCGAGGCTTTGCGGGTACCGTGGTCTCGGGCACGGTCAAACCCGGCGACGCCATCCGCGTGCTCCCCTCCAACAAGACGTCCCGGGTCAAGCGGATTGTGACGGCCGACGGCGATCTCGCCGCCGCCGCCGCCCCGCAGGCCGTTACCCTGGAACTGACCGACGAGGTGGACATCAGCAGCGGCGACATGATCGTTCACCACAACAACCTGCCGCGCGTCAAAGACCGCTTCGAGGCGATTGTGATCTGGATGAGCGAAGCGCCGCTGCGGGCGGGCGCGCAGGTTCTGGTGCGCCACGCCGGCCGCTTTGTCAAGGCGCGCATCGAGGCGCTCCTCTATGCCATCGACGTCAACACCATGGAGCAGAAGGCCGTCGAGGAGCTGACCCTGAACGGCATCGGCCGCGTGGTCGTCGAGACCACCCAGCCGATCTACTTCGACCCCTATTCGGAAAACCGTGCGACAGGCAGCCTGATCTTCGTGCATCCGGTCAGCAATGCCACGGCGGGCGCCGCGATGATCACCGACAGCGTCTTCGTCGACGCGGACACGCCGCGCGTGGTGAGCGACGCGGCCACCCTGTTGAGAGGCCATGTGGAGCGACGCGAGTTCCACTGGGAGACGGGCCTGGTCTCTTCCAAAGACCGCCTGATCCGCAACCGCCACGTCGGCAAGGCCGTGATCATCACCGGCGCCTCGGCGTCGGCGGTCCAGGCCTTCGGCAAGGAGTTGGAACTGCGCCTCTTCAAGCTGAACCTGAACTCCTACTTCCTCGGCTTCTCGAGCCTCTCGCGCGGGCTGGCGTCCGACGTGCAGGACAATCGCTCGGAGCACGACGCGCAGATCCAGCGCCTGGGCGAGCTGGCCCGCATCCTGACCGATGCCGGGCTTATTTTCATCACGGCCCTGCCGACGGTCGATGCCTACACGGTCAGGCGCCTCAATGTCCTGAACCAGCCCAATGAGCTGCTGGTGGTCGCACTCGGGGAACCGTCCGCGCACGGGGTCCCGGTCACGATCACCATCGGCGAGCCGGAATCGGTCGAACACAAGGTCGAGGCGGTGCTGAACCTGCTGGTCAACCAACGGGTGATCCCCGACTACTGCATCTGA